Proteins found in one Aethina tumida isolate Nest 87 chromosome 1, icAetTumi1.1, whole genome shotgun sequence genomic segment:
- the LOC109594336 gene encoding uncharacterized protein LOC109594336: MSKCDCKGDIIKVIIPPNTVNPERTTLIEIPRDLVDEDTLIATPEEEEPEFDDSQPEFEGCGWEEDTTTFGPYGNSQQSTPTPYFGTPNISFPSSGMTPMSAGYTRSGPPTLYQPTLNSSVGMPSLGQSSGGACPGTPMGPMRGMPSKTGPAFNIFSDSDRKGGKKCKPKKSKPQGPQQPSFPIYEDSQRSGGTSYGPASSSRRPFTSAGGNVNTPFGGGACRQPLRQMATGQENTGYSRSTSRRPVSSGKENQPCDITNSSAYQSAVDTSADDYYQSFDDSGSADYQCDQSAVSSSRSRGNNNCNC, translated from the exons ATGAGTAAATGCGACTGCAAAGGCGACATTATCAAGGTAATAATCCCCCCGAATACGGTAAACCCGGAGCGCACGACATTAATCGAAATACCGCGTGACCTTGTCGATGAGGACACTTTGATTGCGACTCCGGAAGAAGAGGAGCCAGAATTCGATGACAGCCAGCCGGAATTCGAAGGATGCGGCTGGGAAGAGGATACCACCACCTTCGGCCCGTACGGCAACAGCCAACAATCCACCCCCACTCCCTATTTTGGGACTCCGAACATTAGCTTCCCCAGCTCCGGAATGACGCCCATGAGCGCCGGCTACACCAGATCGGGGCCGCCCACGTTGTACCAACCGACGCTTAACAGCAGCGTAGGTATGCCGAGCTTGGGACAATCATCGGGCGGCGCCTGCCCGGGCACCCCCATGGGACCCATGAGAGGCATGCCGTCGAAAACTGGGCCAGCCTTCAACATTTTCAGTGACAGTGACAGGAAGGGAGGAAAAAAATGTAAGCCGAAAAAATCCAAGCCACAGGGGCCACAGCAGCCGTCGTTCCCGATCTACGAGGACTCGCAGCGCAGCGGCGGCACCAGCTACGGACCTGCTAGCTCGTCCAGGAGACCATTCACATCCGCCGGCGGAAATGTCAACACTCCATTCGGCGGTGGAGCGTGCAGACAACCTTTGAGACAGATGGCAACTGGACAGGAGAACACAGGCTATTCAAGATCAACATCAAGGAGGCCTGTGTCAAGCGG CAAAGAGAACCAGCCATGCGATATAACTAACTCTTCCGCCTATCAATCAGCCGTCGACACTTCGGCCGATGACTACTACCAGTCGTTTGATGACAGTGGATCAGCAGATTACCAGTGCGACCAATCGGCTGTTAGTAGCAGCAGAAGCCGAGGCAATAACAACTGCAATTGTTGA
- the LOC109594333 gene encoding atrial natriuretic peptide receptor 1 — MTDAINLEDNYRYYNIGVLMASHLDSPFDLERCGPAVDMALEEVNEKLLAQHKIRLRKVQASYPSCSAALAPGLSADMHFLSDVIAFVGPACLFALEPVARLAAYWNTPIITGMGDQPPFEGELAVPSGILGRLHQKWKKSGSAGILKDKSNYPTLTRMSYCQCRLKKVFSSIFNQFEWKHIALILDRSDLFSLTVGKNLEHGLKKEGLLAFVRELDGNDNDSIDNYLRDASMYARVVILSVRGPLVRKFMIAAHALDMTKGDYTFLDVEIFPGSYWGDHDWEAGDDQDGIARKAYEALLRVSLLQPTSDDFQLFADEVKERSRKVYNYTMDDGEEVNFVIGAFYDGVYLLGLALNETLWEGGDIRDGLGITTRMWNRDFHGITGHVRIDDNGDRDADYSILDLDPITGKFEVVANYYGLDKIYSPVEGKKIHWPGGREDAPPDKPKCGFLGNHPDCQHLDSYMMIFYGSFAIGLFLAFASTIICITYKKMKVAADLNNMSWKIRPEEIHLETGRSVGSKLALQKLNETYGLTSCRASITSCNSLQTSKIYTNIAIYKGNRVAIKKITKKKVDINKKLLWEIKQVRDVTHENTVRFLGACIECPTVIILTEYCPKGSLKDVLENDAIHLDWNFRMSLINDIVKGMSYIHNSEVSVHVQKDANYSKKMLWVAPELLPLTIIPGNPATQKGDVYSFGIILEEIIVRGGPFEAARQYLDIQEIISRVAARENPPFRPAVSQSDCPEELVELMEKCWHDNPDDRPAFDNIRLNVRNIMKDYCENLMDDLVKRMEQYANNLEVLVSEKTEELSQEKRRSEELLYQVLPRPVAQQLMIGELVQPEQFECVTIYFSDIVGFTALCARSTPMQVVDFLNDLYSTFDRIIGFYDVYKVETIGDAYMVVSGLPERNGDDHAREIGLMALAILDAVKSFTIKHNPDYQLKLRIGIHSGPVCAGIVGQKMPHYCLFGDTVNTASRMESTGQPLMIHVSLAAKQIFEKFGTFKLELRGEVELKGKGFVTTYWLLGSSDPDQRPPSPPMVSTITEQDSNPYPLVFMGN, encoded by the exons ATGACGGACGCAATAAATCTAGAGGATAATTACAG ATATTACAACATAGGCGTTTTAATGGCTTCGCATTTGGATTCGCCCTTCGATTTGGAAAGATGTGGTCCAGCTGTGGACATGGCATTGGAAGAAGTTAATGAGAAACTTCTGGCGCAACATAAAATTCGTCTGCGTAAAGTCCAGGCAAG TTATCCATCATGTAGTGCTGCTTTGGCCCCAGGTTTATCGGCGGACATGCACTTTTTATCAGACGTGATAGCATTCGTTGGTCCAGCATGTCTCTTCGCTTTGGAGCCTGTTGCTCGTCTTGCAGCTTATTGGAACACTCCGATCATCACAGGAATGGGAGACcag CCTCCGTTCGAGGGTGAACTGGCTGTACCGTCCGGAATTCTAGGACGTCTCCACCAAAAGTGGAAGAAAAGCGGCAGTGCG GGTATTCTGAAGGACAAAAGTAATTATCCTACCTTAACTAGGATGTCATATTGTCAATGcagattaaaaaaagtattttcaagtatttttaatcaattcgaATGGAAACACATTGCTTTAATACTGGACAGGTCCGATCTCTTTTCATTAACAGTTG gaaaaaattTAGAGCACGGATTAAAAAAGGAAGGTTTATTAGCCTTTGTTAGAGAACTAGACGGAAATGATAACGACTCGATCGACAACTACCTTAGAGATGCTAGCATGTATGCAAGAG TGGTAATCCTAAGTGTACGAGGACCATTAGTTAGGAAGTTCATGATTGCTGCCCACGCATTGGATATGACAAAGGGAGATTATACGTTTCTAGACGTTGAAATTTTCCCT GGTTCATATTGGGGTGATCACGATTGGGAAGCTGGAGATGATCAAGACGGTATTGCTAGAAAAGCTTACGAAGCTCTTTTAAGAGTGTCCCTACTGCAACCAACCAGCGACGACTTTCAATTATTCGCTGATGAAGTCAAGGAAAGAAGTCGTAAGGTCTACAATTACACGATGGACGATGGGGAAGAG GTGAATTTCGTTATTGGCGCGTTTTATGACGGAGTTTACTTACTTGGATTAGCTTTGAACGAAACACTTTGGGAAGGTGGAGACATAAGAGATGGACTTGGCATAACAACACGCATGTGGAATCGAGATTTCCATG gaaTCACAGGTCATGTTAGAATTGATGACAACGGCGACAGAGATGCAGACTATTCCATTCTGGATTTGGATCCAATCACAGGAAAATTCGAAGTTGTTGCCAACTATTACGGActggataaaatttattcgccTGTTGAAGGGAAGAAGATTCATTGGCCTGGTGGAAGGGAAGACGCACCTCCAGATAAGCCTAAATGTGGTTTTTTAGGAAATCATCCGGACTGTCAGCACTTAG ACTCGTATATGATGATATTTTATGGATCTTTCGCCATTGGACTCTTTTTGGCATTTGCGTCAACAATAATATGCATCACTTATAA gaAAATGAAAGTGGCGGCGGACTTAAATAACATGTCTTGGAAAATCAGGCCGGAAGAAATACATTTGGAAACTGGGCGATCAGTGGGATCAAAATTAGCCCTCCAAAAACTCAATGAg acaTACGGCCTCACAAGTTGCCGAGCATCAATAACTTCCTGCAACTCCCTACAGACTTCCAAGATATACACAAATATCGCCATTTACAAAGGAAACAGAGTGgctattaagaaaattaccaAAAAGAAAGTAGACATTAACAAGAAATTGTTATGggaaataaaacaa GTACGAGATGTAACTCATGAAAATACTGTAAGATTTCTTGGTGCTTGTATTGAATGCCCcactgtaataattttaactgaatacTGTCCAAAAGGAAGTTTAAAAGATGTTTTAGAAAACGATGCTATACATTTGGATTGGAATTTCCGAATgtctttaattaatgatattgtAAAG GGAATGAGTTACATACATAATAGTGAAGTATCAGTCCACG TTCAAAAAGATGCTAACTAttctaaaa AAATGCTTTGGGTTGCGCCAGAGTTACTACCATTAACAATAATACCCGGAAACCCCGCCACACAAAAAGGGGATGTTTACAgttttggaataattttagaagaaattatTGTCAGGGGAGGACCATTTGAAGCTGCACGACAGTATCTCGACATTCAAG aaataatttctaGAGTTGCTGCCAGAGAAAATCCTCCATTTAGGCCAGCGGTTAGCCAAAGTGATTGTCCGGAAGAACTGGTGGAGCTGATGGAAAAGTGTTGGCATGATAATCCAGATGACAGACCTGCATTTGATAATATTCGATTGAACGTTCGAAACATCATGAA aGATTACTGCGAAAACCTCATGGACGACTTGGTAAAAAGAATGGAACAGTATGCCAATAACTTGGAAGTGCTTGTGAGTGAAAAAACCGAGGAACTGTCTCAAGAAAAACGTCGATCTGAAGAACTGTTATATCAAGTTCTTCCACGACCAGTCGCCCAACAACTGATGATTGGAGAGTTAGTACAACCCGAACAATTCGAATgtgttacaatttatttcagcgACATTGTTGGTTTCACTGCACTATGCGCTCGAAGCACTCCCATGCAG GTGGTGGATTTTCTTAACGACTTATACAGTACATTCGACAGAATAATAGGTTTCTACGACGTTTACAAG GTGGAGACCATCGGAGACGCATACATGGTGGTTTCTGGACTGCCCGAAAGAAACGGAGACGATCATGCAAGAGAAATTGGACTGATGGCATTGGCCATTCTCGACGCCGTTAAGTCATTTACCATCAAACACAATCCGGATTATCAACTGAAACTGAGAATTGGGATACATTCAGGCCCGGTTTGTGCGGGGATTGTCGGACAAAAAATGCCACATTATTGCCTGTTCGGTGACACGGTCAATACAGCAAGTAGAATGGAAAGTACGGGACAAc CACTTATGATCCACGTCAGCCTCGCGGCCAAACaaatattcgaaaaatttGGCACCTTTAAACTGGAGTTGAGAGGTGAAGTGGaattaaaaggaaaaggaTTTGTTACTACTTACTGGTTGTTGGGTAGCTCAGATCCAGATCAAAGACCACCTTCGCCACCAATGGTGTCCACAATTACAGAGCAGGATTCGAATCCGTACCCATTAGTTTTTATGGGCAACTAA
- the LOC109594337 gene encoding adipocyte plasma membrane-associated protein Hemomucin, which produces MGLKGVVKYFFVKIIQLLVVAVVILYIPGLPPNAKISDPYKVPATKPLEGKLALNNRLETLEKWHEGDLYGPEAFAHYNGELYTTLHGGDIVKLTGAHITPVVKIGKPCGAFHEEHICGRPLGLQFDKNGNLYVADPYHGLFKVNVQTGEKTKLVSVDQEIGGKLPKLPNSVALSSNGDIYWTDSTTEFTLQDGVYDLLADGSGRLIHYDAKTKKNTVLLPNLHFANGVALSDDETFVIVAETGRSRLHKYYISGPNKGKTEIFIDGLPGLPDNLKPDGKGGFIVPLVFSVDEEHPSVFQVLGPFPSIRKVISRFFGIIELGFATLNKYYPCTFAEKGQHFIGHFTTTTSFTPVRSTVLHISKNGEILDSIHANNKNIGHFSEAHVFKDNLYLGSPFNNYIGRIPLSKLNWEHFQEKVAPKPAATQPPKPTQAPTPKPVTQAPTPAPTQKSKQTPPPPQQKQTPPPQQQKQAPPAQQKQAPPAQQKQAPPAQQQQTPPPQQKPTQAPPTPKQTTQTPPQKPAAQQAPPTPKPNQQAPPKQAPPKPAATQQTPPKPAQQQAPPKPAATQQTTPPAQKQAAPQASNQQAPRPTEAGDNKKN; this is translated from the exons atGGGGTTGAAAGGTGtagtcaaatatttttttgtcaagATTATTCAGCTACTTGTTGTAGCCGTTGTAATACTTTACATACCAGGTCTGCCTCCAAACGCAAAGATATCCGACCCATATAA aGTTCCAGCTACCAAACCACTAGAGGGTAAGTTGGCGTTGAACAACAGATTGGAGACCCTTGAGAAGTGGCATGAAGGCGATTTGTATGGCCCTGAAGCATTTGCTCACTATAATGGTGAATTGTACACCACCTTACATGGAGGTGATATTGTTAAACTCACTGGAGCTCATATCACCCCTGTGGTAAAGATTGGAAAACCATGTGGAGCCTTCCATGAAGAACACATCTGTGGCCGACCTCTGGGTTTACAGTTTGACAAGAATGGCAATTTGTATGTTGCTGATCCATATCATGGGCTATTTAAAGTCAATGTACAAACTG GTGAAAAGACTAAACTTGTCTCTGTGGACCAGGAGATTGGTGGTAAACTACCAAAGTTGCCTAATTCAGTTGCACTAAGCAGCAATGGTGATATTTATTGGACTGATTCTACTACTGAATTCACTTTACAAGATGGTGTATATGATCTGCTGGCTGATGGAAGTGGAAG ATTAATCCATTATGATGCAAAAACTAAAAAGAACACAGTGCTCCTTCCTAATTTGCACTTTGCTAACGGAGTAGCACTCTCTGACGATGAGACTTTCGTGATTGTTGCTGAAACTGGTCGCAGCAGGCTGCACAAGTATTACATTAGTGGACCAAATAAaggaaaaactgaaatatttattgatggaTTGCCTGGTTTGCCAGATAATCTTAAACCAGATGGAAAAGGCGGATTCATTGTTCCTTTGGTTTTCTCTGTTGATGAAGAACATCCATCAGTTTTCCAAGTGCTTGGACCTTTCCCTAGCATCAGAAAGGTTATATCTAGATTCTTTGGAATTATTGAACTTGGATTTGCTACcctcaataaatattacccATGTACTTTTGCCGAGAAAGGACAACATTTC ATTGGACATTTCACTACTACAACATCTTTTACTCCTGTTAGATCCACTGTTTTGCATATTTCCAAGAACGGAGAAATATTGGACAGCATTCAtgccaacaataaaaatattggacaTTTCAGTGAGGCGCATGTGTTCAAGGATAATCTTTATCTGGGTTCTCCTTTCAATAACTACATCGGACGTATTCCCCTATCGAAATTGAATTGGGAACATTTTCAGGAAAAAGTAGCCCCCAAACCGGCCGCAACCCAACCTCCCAAGCCGACCCAAGCACCGACTCCAAAGCCCGTGACCCAAGCTCCAACACCAGCACCTACCCAAAAATCAAAACAGACCCCTCCCCCACCCCAACAGAAACAGACACCACCTCCACAACAACAGAAACAAGCACCACCAGCACAACAAAAACAGGCACCACCCGCACAACAGAAACAAGCTCCACCGgcgcaacaacaacaaacaccaCCACCACAACAGAAACCTACTCAAGCTCCACCTACACCCAAACAAACTACTCAAACCCCACCACAAAAACCGGCAGCTCAACAAGCCCCCCCAACTCCCAAACCCAATCAACAAGCTCCCCCCAAGCAGGCTCCACCAAAACCGGCAGCTACTCAACAAACCCCCCCTAAACCTGCTCAACAACAAGCACCACCCAAACCGGCAGCTACTCAACAAACAACCCCACCCGCTCAAAAGCAAGCTGCTCCACAGGCTTCCAATCAGCAAGCGCCACGTCCAACCGAGGCGGGcgataataagaaaaattaa
- the LOC109594343 gene encoding TM2 domain-containing protein CG10795, whose protein sequence is MRGLIKGMTIFILFNCIKANTDCSSLLMGQYICPIPNFDIIDPKTQQIKGCTREGKAKVPCLAAEGIICFETRNSTFFKEVDCKWTNGYHFDTALLLSIFFGMFGIDRFYLGYPAIGLAKFFTLGFMFLGQLVDIILIATQVVGPADGSHYVIPYYGPAVEVIRSDNTTYRLNPDNW, encoded by the exons atgagagGGCTAATAAAGGGGATGACAATTTTTATCCTATTCAATTGTATAAAAGCCAACACAGACTGCAGTTCATTGCTGATGGGCCAGTACATTTGCCCCATTCCCAACTTCGACATTATTGACCCAAAAACTCAGCAAATAAAGGGCTGCACTCGAGAGGGAAAAGCTAAag TTCCATGTCTTGCTGCTGAAGGTATAATATGCTTTGAAACTAGAAACTCAACATTCTTCAAGGAGGTCGACTGCAAATGGAC GAATGGATACCACTTTGACACAGCATTGCTGCTATCAATTTTCTTTGGAATGTTTGGCATTGATCGGTTTTATTTGGGGTATCCAGCTATTGGACTTgcaaaattttttacattggGTTTTATGTTCTTGGGTCAACTTgttgatattatattaatagctACACAAGTTGTCGGTCCAGCAGATGGTTCTCATTATGTTATACCATATTATGGGCCAGCTGTGGAAGTTATTAGAAGTGATAATACTACATACAGATTAAATCCGGACAATTGGTAg
- the LOC109594342 gene encoding uncharacterized protein LOC109594342: MALSSVMTRIRLPLSPPIVRVAIRYFCQHEEAHKSVSIEVDALDDFTSQLIQKKTDKWEMRKLRAQKLVDDNVCNHKGCNTEVIDIKEIGDNHLNTLFQTAIDYQNDSELVKLMNQCIEYKKCPSLSILLHVLSIYSRKGDKDTVVKIKGLCENTDPKILQDYSNFDHFFAEAVWVKGNIVDSLKIFEIVYKENAILRRRIRIMLKHLIAHMVTNRSEAALVNIIKFSESLVNNFQDYYPLICTWEACFLSEWFTDQCIAFDLLEKYNNLAKLIVHRIPYVVTVSLRSYRTDVVYRLLEVLLKYQMKPQYSRVLISLFEHQLQVGDLRSCLEIIKWSMKEGIELPSIHHEKLINILIKNNVKLPERPKPVSKKIQPVLKF, encoded by the exons ATGGCTTTATCTTCAGTTATGACCAGAATTCGGTTACCCCTAAGTCCTCCAATTGTCAGGGTGgctattagatatttttgtcAACATGAAGAAGCACATAAATCCGTATCCATTGAAGTAGATGCCTTGGACGATTTTACGTCACAGCTAATACAAAAGAAAACAGACAAATGGGAGATGCGAAAGCTTAGAGCACAGAAACTTGTGGATGACAATGTGTGTAATCATAAGGGCTGCAACACAGAAGTGATAGATATAAAGGAAATAGGGGACAACCACTTGAATACACTCTTTCAAACTGCAATTGACTATCAAAATGATTCTGagttagtaaaattaatgaaccagtgtatagaatataaaaagtgtcCCTCACTATCTATTCTTCTACATGTTCTGTCAATTTACTCTAGAAAAGGTGATAAAGATActgtagtaaaaattaaaggaCTGTGTGAAAATACTGatccaaaaattttacaagacTACTCTAATTTTGATCATTTCTTTGCTGAGGCTGTATGGGTTAAAGGAAACATTGTAGattccttaaaaatatttgaaattgtctACAAGGAAAACGCAATTTTAAGGAGAAGAATTAGGATAATGTTGAAACATTTAATAGCACATATGGTTACAAATAGAAGTGAAGCAGCtctagtaaatataataaaattttctgagAGTTTggtaaacaattttcaagattattACCCATTAATTTGTACTTGGGAAGCATGTTTCTTAAGTGAATGGTTTACTGATCAATGCATTGCCTTTGatcttttagaaaaatataataacttagCTAAATTAATAGTTCACAGAATACCTTACGTCGTCACAGTTTCACTTCGTAGCTATAGAACAGATGTTGTTTACAGATTATTAGAAGTTTTACTGAAATATCAAATGAAACCACAATATTCTAGGGTATTgatttcattatttgaacaCCAGT tacaaGTTGGAGACTTAAGAAGTTGTTTAGAGATTATTAAATGGTCTATGAAGGAGGGAATAGAGCTGCCAAGTATTCaccatgaaaaattaattaatatattgattaagaataatgtaaaattacctGAAAGACCTAAACcagtttctaaaaaaattcaacctgtactgaaattttga
- the LOC109594350 gene encoding uncharacterized protein LOC109594350, which translates to MTSTADLVTDSVADLTEKNGPVKKTFGEMSLRERIDYTREVITIEPIIAAYVMASYLCGPALYNLEFEKSCRVNLAYNDTVCEAILSGYHQNYTGQNEQIQILIGDMHSWQSPLQTIMPLILVLFLGSFSDRHKWRKPFLVIPLIGELFAVVGVILCVVFMRSWPLEAQGILQTVVPSFFGGQTMVVMACFAYIADVSTVEMRTLRIGIVQIVLNACSPFVQSFSGKLFEIIGYYGILLIAAALYGFGILYGLFCIKEPRTPLKTGGPGILVDIFNPRHAVDTFNLMLKKKPGNDRFRILLVLLIMFIYSGVNVGEFSVFYLYVQSVFNWTPVEFSYFVTINTLIHLFGTVAGVSLFAKVFKLNDLTILMLTFIDKIASNVVFGLASSVTMLYVAACVSVITGITAVGIRSLATKIVSENDLGKAQSLFGICEAVAPAIATPLYNKGIYLPTFELLPSAFFYFGAILFVLCCLVVLGIYFGEKRMQRKVNHEYPTFEKPIPMQDVQITHM; encoded by the exons ATGACTTCAACCGCTGATTTGGTCACCGATTCGGTGGCGGACCTCACCGAGAAAAATGGTCCCGTCAAAAAAACATTCGGCGAAATGTCGCTCAGGGAACGAATCGACTACACAAGGGAAGTGATCACCATAGAGCCCATTATAGCTGCGTATGTGATGGCCTCATATCTGTGCGGTCCCGCCCTTTACAACCTCGAGTTCGAGAAGTCCTGCAGAGTAAATTTGGCCTACAATGATACGGTGTGCGAGGCAATCCTTAGCGGGTACCATCAAAACTATACGGGCCAGAACGAACAGATTCAGATCCTCATCGGTGACATGCACTCATGGCAGTCTCCTTTGCAAACGATCATGCCTCTTATTTTGGTACTTTTCTTGGGCTCGTTCAGTGATAGGCACAAATGGAGGAAGCCCTTCTTGGTCATACCTCTGATTGGAGAGCTTTTCGCGGTCGTGGGAGTTATATTATGCGTGGTGTTCATGAGGTCCTGGCCCTTGGAAGCTCAGGGTATCCTACAGACTGTAGTGCCGTCATTTTTTGGCGGACAAACTATGGTGGTGATGGCTTGTTTTGCTTACATAGCTGATGTAAGCACGGTTGAAATGAGAACACTTCGTATAGGCATCGTCCAAATAGTGTTAAATGCGTGTTCACCCTTCGTACAATCGTTTAGTGGGAAGTTATTTGAGATAATTGGTTACTATGGAATTTTACTAATTGCTGCAGCATTGTATGGATTTGGAATTCTTTACGGGTTGTTTTGCATCAAAGAGCCGAGGACTCCGTTGAAAACAGGAGGACCTGGAATCCTAGTGGACATTTTTAATCCTCGACATGCTGTAGACacctttaatttaatgttgaagAAAAAACCTGGAAACGATAGGTTTCGCATCTTGCTGGTCTTGTTGATTATGTTCATTTACAGTGGAGTTAACGTTG gagaatttagtgttttctaTTTGTATGTTCAAAGTGTTTTTAATTGGACGCCAGTGGAATTTTCGTACTTTGTAACTATAAAcactttaattcatttatttg GTACCGTGGCGGGGGTCTCACTTTTTGCCAAAGTTTTCAAACTCAATGACCTGACCATTTTAATGTTGACTTTCATTGATAAAATCGCCAGTAATGTGGTCTTCGGATTGGCTTCTTCCGTCACTATGCTCTATGTGG CGGCATGTGTTAGTGTGATAACTGGTATCACGGCGGTCGGAATTCGGTCACTGGCAACGAAAATCGTGTCGGAAAATGACCTGGGAAAGGCGCAGTCTCTTTTTGGAATTTGCGAGGCAGTTGCACCAGCTATTGCCACACCTTTGTACAACAAGGGGATATATTTACCGACTTTTGAACTGCTTCCAAGtgcatttttctattttggaGCGATACTCTTCGTATTATGTTGCTTAGTCGTACT AGGAATTTATTTTGGTGAAAAAAGAATGCAGCGGAAGGTGAATCATGAATATCCAACTTTTGAAAAGCCAATACCAATGCAAGATGTACAAATAACACATATGTGA